A single region of the Pseudomonas solani genome encodes:
- a CDS encoding ATP-binding protein, whose product MKAPYWFPQSFFSRTLWLVLIVVLFSKALTLVYLMMNEDVLVDRQYSHGAALTLRAYWAASEAERDDLAKAAGLKRVTRDAVPPSEQHWPYSEIFERQMQTELGPETEVRLRAKSPPALWVQAPALGPDWVRIPLYPHPLRGQRIWSVLGWFLGIGLLSTAAAWIFVRQLNAPLKRLVFAARQLGQGRSVRLPVSDTPSEMTEVYRAFNQMAEDVEQAARERELMLAGVSHDLRTPLTRLRLSLELMSSDSELTEDMVRDIEDMDAILDQFLAFIRDGRDERQEELDLGELVREVVAPYNQHEERVRLCLEPLPPFPLRRVSIKRLLVNLIENALRYGGNGVEVAAFVAGDHTAPYIVLSVLDRGQGIDPAELGDIFNPFIRGDRARGGKGTGLGLAIVKRIAALHGGSVELRNRSGGGLEARVCLPIGLLLPRDAA is encoded by the coding sequence ATGAAAGCGCCGTACTGGTTCCCGCAGAGTTTCTTCTCCCGCACCCTCTGGCTGGTGCTCATCGTCGTGCTGTTTTCCAAGGCCCTGACCCTGGTCTACCTGATGATGAACGAGGACGTCCTCGTGGATCGCCAGTACAGCCACGGCGCGGCCCTGACCCTGCGCGCCTACTGGGCCGCCAGCGAAGCCGAGCGGGATGACCTGGCCAAGGCCGCCGGCCTCAAGCGGGTGACCCGCGACGCCGTGCCGCCCAGCGAGCAGCACTGGCCCTACAGCGAAATCTTCGAGCGGCAGATGCAGACCGAGCTCGGCCCCGAAACCGAGGTGCGCCTGCGCGCCAAGAGCCCGCCGGCGCTCTGGGTCCAGGCCCCGGCGCTGGGCCCGGACTGGGTGCGCATCCCGCTGTATCCACACCCCTTGCGGGGGCAGCGCATCTGGAGCGTGCTCGGCTGGTTCCTCGGCATCGGCCTGCTGTCCACCGCCGCCGCCTGGATCTTCGTGCGCCAGCTCAACGCCCCGCTCAAGCGCCTGGTGTTCGCCGCCCGCCAGCTCGGCCAGGGCCGCAGCGTGCGCCTGCCGGTGAGCGACACCCCCAGCGAGATGACCGAGGTCTACCGCGCCTTCAACCAGATGGCAGAGGACGTCGAGCAGGCCGCCCGCGAGCGCGAGCTGATGCTGGCCGGCGTCTCCCACGACCTGCGCACCCCGTTGACGCGGTTGCGCCTGTCCCTGGAGCTGATGAGCAGCGACAGCGAGCTGACCGAGGACATGGTCCGCGACATCGAGGACATGGACGCCATCCTCGACCAGTTCCTCGCCTTCATTCGCGACGGCCGCGACGAGCGCCAGGAAGAACTCGACCTGGGCGAGCTGGTGCGCGAGGTGGTGGCGCCCTACAACCAGCACGAGGAGCGCGTGCGCCTGTGCCTGGAACCGCTGCCGCCGTTCCCGCTGCGGCGCGTGTCGATCAAGCGCCTGCTGGTGAACCTGATCGAGAACGCGCTGCGATATGGCGGCAACGGCGTCGAAGTGGCGGCGTTCGTGGCGGGTGATCACACCGCGCCCTATATCGTCCTCAGTGTCCTCGACCGCGGCCAGGGCATCGACCCGGCGGAGCTGGGCGACATCTTCAACCCCTTCATCCGCGGCGACCGCGCCCGTGGCGGCAAGGGCACCGGCCTGGGCCTGGCCATCGTCAAGCGCATCGCCGCGCTGCACGGCGGCAGCGTCGAGTTGCGCAACCGCTCCGGCGGCGGCCTTGAAGCCCGCGTGTGCCTGCCCATCGGCCTGCTGCTGCCCCGCGACGCCGCCTGA
- the ompR gene encoding osmolarity response regulator transcription factor OmpR: protein MSNNAALEKPGENMSSIPNAEGEKILIVDDDARLRRLLERFFEEQGYRVRAVENVEQMDRLLARELFNLVVLDLMLPGEDGLSACRRLRASNNQVPIIMLTAKGDESSRIQGLELGADDYLAKPFNPRELLARIKAVLRRQAPQVPGAPAAADESVSFGEYELSLATRELKRGEDVHMLTTGEFAVLKALVQHAREPLTRDKLMNLARGREWDALERSIDVQISRLRRLIEPDPSKPRYIQTVWGVGYVFVPDGNK from the coding sequence CTGAGTAATAATGCCGCGCTTGAGAAACCAGGAGAGAACATGAGCAGCATCCCCAATGCCGAGGGCGAAAAGATCCTGATCGTCGACGACGACGCGCGTCTGCGTCGTTTGCTCGAGCGCTTTTTCGAGGAGCAGGGCTACCGCGTGCGCGCGGTGGAAAACGTCGAGCAGATGGACCGCCTGCTGGCCCGCGAGCTGTTCAATCTCGTGGTCCTGGACCTGATGCTGCCCGGCGAGGACGGCCTGTCCGCCTGCCGCCGCCTGCGCGCATCGAACAACCAGGTGCCGATCATCATGCTCACCGCCAAGGGCGACGAGTCCAGCCGTATCCAGGGCCTGGAACTGGGCGCCGACGACTATCTGGCCAAGCCGTTCAACCCGCGCGAGCTGCTGGCGCGGATCAAGGCCGTGCTGCGCCGCCAGGCACCTCAGGTACCCGGCGCTCCCGCCGCTGCCGACGAGAGCGTGAGCTTCGGCGAGTACGAGCTGTCCCTGGCCACCCGCGAGCTGAAAAGGGGCGAGGACGTGCACATGCTCACCACCGGCGAGTTCGCCGTGCTCAAGGCCCTGGTCCAGCACGCCCGCGAGCCGCTGACCCGCGACAAGCTGATGAACCTGGCCCGTGGCCGCGAATGGGACGCCCTGGAGCGCTCCATCGACGTGCAGATCTCCCGCCTGCGCCGGCTGATCGAGCCCGACCCGTCCAAGCCCCGCTATATCCAGACCGTCTGGGGCGTCGGCTACGTGTTCGTGCCCGACGGCAACAAGTGA
- a CDS encoding Tex family protein produces MESINNRIAEELGVRPQQVAAAVALLDEGSTVPFIARYRKEVTGSLDDTQLRNLEERLRYLRELEDRRGAILSSIEEQGKLTPELAREIKLADTKTRLEDLYLPYKQKRRTKGQIALEAGLGELADALFADPTLAPETEAARFIDAEKGFADTKAVLEGAKYILMERFAEDATLLASLRSFLKDNATLTARLVAGKEQEGAKFSDYFEHDEALKGAPSHRALAIFRGRNEGVLSVALKVGDELPGTMHPCEVMIGERFGVKDQARAADKWLGEVVRWTWKVKLYTHLETDLLGELREGAETEAINVFARNLHDLLLAAPAGPRATLGLDPGLRTGCKVAVVDATGKLLETATVYPHVPHNKWDDTLATLAKLCAKHGVDLIAIGNGTASRETDKLAGELISKMPGLKMTKIMVSEAGASVYSASELAAKEFPDLDVSLRGAVSIARRLQDPLAELVKIEPKSIGVGQYQHDVSQLQLARSLDAVVEDCVNAVGVDVNTASAALLARISGLNATLAQNIVAHRDANGAFKTREELKNVSRLGEKTYVLAAGFLRVMNGDNPLDASAVHPETYPLVQRIAADTGRDIRSLIGDSGFLKRLDPATFTDETFGLPTVTDILKELDKPGRDPRPEFKTAEFQEGVESLKDLKPGMVLEGVVTNVTNFGAFVDIGVHQDGLVHISALSEKFVKDPYEVVKAGDIVKVKVMEVDIPRNRVGLSMRMSDTPGEKVDGPRGGGRSQGGQRADRGAPRQQQQAAPTNNAMASLFANAKQIKKK; encoded by the coding sequence ATGGAAAGCATCAACAACCGAATCGCTGAAGAGCTGGGCGTGCGCCCGCAACAAGTCGCCGCTGCCGTTGCCCTGCTCGATGAAGGCTCCACCGTTCCCTTCATCGCCCGCTACCGCAAGGAAGTCACCGGCAGCCTGGACGACACCCAGCTGCGCAACCTGGAAGAGCGCCTGCGCTACCTGCGCGAGCTGGAGGACCGCCGTGGCGCGATCCTCTCCAGCATCGAGGAACAGGGCAAGCTGACCCCGGAACTGGCCCGCGAAATCAAGCTGGCCGACACCAAGACCCGCCTCGAAGACCTTTACCTGCCGTACAAGCAGAAGCGCCGCACCAAGGGCCAGATCGCCCTGGAAGCCGGCCTCGGCGAGCTGGCCGACGCGCTCTTCGCCGACCCGACCCTGGCGCCGGAAACCGAAGCCGCACGCTTCATCGATGCCGAAAAGGGCTTCGCCGACACCAAGGCGGTGCTCGAAGGCGCCAAGTACATCCTCATGGAGCGCTTCGCCGAAGACGCCACCCTGCTGGCCAGCCTGCGCAGCTTCCTCAAGGACAACGCCACCCTCACCGCCCGCCTGGTGGCCGGCAAGGAACAGGAAGGCGCCAAGTTCAGCGACTACTTCGAGCACGACGAGGCCCTCAAGGGCGCGCCGTCGCACCGCGCCCTGGCGATCTTCCGTGGCCGCAACGAGGGCGTGCTCAGCGTCGCCCTGAAGGTCGGCGACGAGCTGCCGGGCACCATGCACCCCTGCGAAGTGATGATCGGCGAGCGCTTCGGCGTGAAGGACCAGGCCCGCGCCGCTGACAAATGGCTGGGCGAGGTGGTGCGCTGGACCTGGAAGGTCAAGCTCTACACCCACCTGGAAACCGACCTGCTGGGCGAACTGCGCGAAGGCGCGGAGACCGAGGCGATCAACGTCTTTGCCCGCAACCTGCACGACCTGCTGCTGGCCGCCCCGGCCGGCCCGCGCGCCACCCTGGGCCTGGACCCGGGCCTGCGTACCGGCTGCAAGGTCGCGGTGGTCGACGCCACCGGCAAGCTGCTGGAAACCGCCACCGTCTACCCCCACGTGCCGCACAACAAGTGGGATGACACCCTGGCCACCCTGGCCAAGCTCTGCGCCAAGCACGGCGTGGACCTGATCGCCATCGGCAACGGCACCGCCAGCCGCGAGACCGACAAGCTGGCCGGCGAACTGATCAGCAAGATGCCGGGCCTGAAGATGACCAAGATCATGGTCAGCGAGGCCGGCGCCTCGGTGTACTCGGCCTCGGAACTGGCCGCCAAGGAATTCCCCGACCTGGACGTGTCCCTGCGGGGCGCCGTGTCCATCGCCCGCCGCCTGCAGGACCCCCTGGCCGAGCTGGTGAAGATCGAGCCCAAGTCCATCGGCGTCGGCCAGTACCAGCACGACGTGTCCCAGCTGCAGCTGGCGCGCAGCCTGGACGCGGTGGTGGAAGACTGCGTGAACGCCGTGGGCGTGGACGTGAACACCGCCTCCGCCGCCCTGCTGGCGCGCATCTCCGGCCTCAACGCGACCCTGGCGCAGAACATCGTCGCCCACCGCGACGCCAACGGCGCCTTCAAGACCCGCGAGGAGCTGAAGAACGTCAGCCGCCTGGGCGAGAAGACCTACGTGCTGGCCGCCGGCTTCCTCCGCGTGATGAACGGCGACAACCCGCTGGACGCCTCCGCGGTGCACCCGGAAACCTACCCGCTGGTGCAGCGCATCGCCGCCGACACCGGCCGCGACATCCGCTCGCTGATCGGCGACTCGGGCTTCCTCAAGCGCCTCGACCCGGCCACGTTCACCGACGAGACCTTCGGCCTGCCGACCGTCACCGACATCCTCAAGGAACTGGACAAGCCCGGCCGCGACCCGCGTCCCGAGTTCAAGACCGCCGAGTTCCAGGAAGGCGTCGAGAGCCTCAAGGACCTCAAGCCCGGCATGGTGCTGGAAGGCGTGGTGACCAACGTCACCAACTTCGGCGCCTTCGTCGACATCGGCGTCCACCAGGACGGCCTGGTGCACATCTCCGCGCTGTCGGAGAAGTTCGTCAAGGACCCGTACGAAGTGGTCAAGGCCGGCGACATCGTCAAGGTCAAGGTCATGGAAGTGGACATCCCGCGTAACCGCGTCGGCCTGTCCATGCGCATGAGCGACACCCCCGGCGAGAAGGTCGATGGCCCGCGCGGCGGCGGTCGTTCGCAGGGCGGCCAGCGTGCGGATCGCGGCGCACCGCGCCAGCAGCAACAGGCGGCGCCGACGAACAACGCCATGGCCTCGCTGTTCGCCAACGCCAAGCAGATCAAGAAGAAGTGA
- a CDS encoding PaaI family thioesterase produces the protein MEISDLHTASAYSKLLGIEPVSLGDGVAEARLTMGEHLRNRGQVMHGGAIFSLLDIAMGLACTSVHGFERRSATIECKINYIRPVAEGDILCRARVVHAGSRTLVVEADVLQGDKLVAKGQGTFAQL, from the coding sequence ATGGAAATCTCCGACCTGCACACCGCCAGCGCCTACAGCAAGCTGCTGGGCATCGAACCGGTCAGCCTGGGCGACGGCGTCGCCGAGGCGCGCCTGACGATGGGCGAGCACCTGCGCAATCGCGGCCAGGTGATGCACGGCGGAGCCATCTTCTCGCTGCTCGATATCGCCATGGGCCTGGCCTGCACCAGCGTCCATGGTTTCGAGCGGCGCAGCGCCACCATCGAATGCAAGATCAACTACATCCGTCCCGTGGCCGAGGGTGACATCCTCTGCCGCGCGCGGGTGGTGCACGCCGGCTCGCGGACCCTGGTGGTCGAAGCCGATGTGCTGCAGGGCGACAAGCTGGTCGCTAAAGGGCAAGGCACCTTCGCCCAGCTGTAA
- the gshA gene encoding glutamate--cysteine ligase: MSDLLSRRLALLGERAHLSLLTQCLHGIERECLRVEDNGQLALTPHPVAVGSALTNPQITTDYSESLLEFITPTEHDPADTLADLEKIHRFTYQKLDGELLWSASMPGRLPSEEIIPIARYGTSPIGRLKYVYRRGLAVRYGKTMQCIAGIHYNFSLPEALWPLLKEAEGDEHSDRDFQSARYIAMIRNFRRYSWLLMYLFGAAPALDQNFLRGRPHDLDRLDADTLFLPWATSLRMSDLGYQNNAQSGLTPCYNNLDSYLSSLRQAVSTPYPPYAEIGTKRDGEWVQLNTNVIQIENEYYSSIRPKRVTYTGERPIQALMARGVQYVEVRCLDINPFLPLGIDLEESRFLDAFLLFCALQDSPPLAGGECRDCTDNFQRVVKEGRRPGLHLQRNGQEIGLQEWAGELLDQIARTADLLDRAQGSQAHAEALAAQRLKVADANLTPSARVLAELRERGESFSEFALRYSRQHAEYFRAETLAPDDQERLETMARQSLEEQARLEAEPDVDFDTFVAAYQASILGLLSN, encoded by the coding sequence TTGAGCGACCTTCTCTCCCGCCGCCTGGCATTGCTGGGCGAGCGTGCCCACCTGTCCCTGCTGACCCAGTGCCTGCACGGTATCGAACGCGAATGCCTGCGCGTCGAAGACAACGGCCAGTTGGCCCTGACGCCGCACCCGGTGGCCGTCGGTTCGGCCCTGACCAACCCGCAGATCACCACCGACTATTCCGAGTCGCTGCTGGAGTTCATCACCCCCACCGAGCACGACCCGGCCGACACCCTGGCGGACCTGGAGAAGATCCATCGCTTCACCTACCAGAAGCTCGACGGCGAGCTGCTGTGGAGCGCCTCGATGCCCGGCCGCCTGCCCAGCGAGGAGATCATCCCGATCGCCCGCTACGGCACCTCGCCCATCGGCCGCCTGAAGTACGTCTACCGCCGCGGCCTGGCCGTGCGCTACGGCAAGACCATGCAGTGCATCGCCGGCATCCACTACAACTTCTCCCTGCCCGAAGCCCTGTGGCCCCTGCTCAAGGAAGCCGAAGGCGACGAGCATAGCGACCGCGACTTCCAGTCGGCGCGCTACATCGCGATGATCCGCAACTTCCGCCGCTACAGCTGGTTGCTGATGTACCTGTTCGGCGCGGCGCCGGCGCTGGACCAGAACTTCCTCCGTGGCCGCCCCCACGACCTCGACCGCCTCGACGCCGACACCCTGTTCCTGCCCTGGGCCACCAGCCTGCGCATGAGCGACCTGGGCTACCAGAACAACGCCCAGTCCGGCCTCACGCCTTGCTACAACAACCTCGACAGCTACCTGTCGAGCCTGCGCCAGGCGGTGTCCACGCCCTACCCGCCCTATGCCGAGATCGGCACCAAGCGCGATGGTGAGTGGGTGCAGCTGAACACCAACGTGATCCAGATCGAGAACGAGTACTACTCGTCGATCCGCCCGAAGCGCGTCACCTACACCGGCGAGCGCCCGATCCAGGCGCTGATGGCCCGTGGCGTGCAGTACGTCGAAGTGCGCTGCCTGGACATCAACCCCTTCCTGCCCCTGGGCATCGACCTGGAAGAGTCGCGCTTCCTCGACGCCTTCCTGCTGTTCTGCGCACTGCAGGACAGCCCGCCCCTGGCCGGCGGCGAATGCCGCGACTGCACCGACAACTTCCAGCGCGTGGTCAAGGAAGGTCGCCGCCCCGGCCTGCACCTGCAGCGCAACGGCCAGGAAATCGGCCTCCAGGAATGGGCCGGCGAGCTGCTCGACCAGATCGCCCGCACCGCCGACCTGCTGGACCGCGCCCAGGGCAGCCAGGCCCACGCCGAAGCCCTCGCGGCCCAGCGCCTCAAGGTCGCCGACGCCAACCTCACGCCCTCGGCCCGGGTCCTGGCCGAACTGCGCGAGCGCGGCGAGAGCTTCAGCGAGTTCGCCCTGCGCTACAGCCGGCAGCACGCCGAGTACTTCCGCGCCGAGACCCTGGCCCCGGACGACCAGGAGCGCCTGGAAACCATGGCGCGCCAGTCCCTGGAAGAACAGGCGCGCCTGGAAGCCGAACCCGATGTCGACTTCGATACCTTCGTCGCCGCCTACCAGGCCAGCATCCTCGGCTTGCTGAGCAACTGA
- the rmf gene encoding ribosome modulation factor yields MAPPDAHPEDSQQWSLESLNKAYQQGYMAGLTGQTINQQPYPAEVLAAAWEAGWDDGHDQYELQRPSRIA; encoded by the coding sequence ATGGCGCCCCCAGACGCCCACCCCGAAGACAGCCAGCAATGGAGCCTGGAAAGCCTCAACAAGGCTTACCAACAAGGCTACATGGCAGGCCTCACCGGCCAGACCATCAACCAGCAACCCTACCCCGCCGAAGTCCTCGCCGCGGCCTGGGAAGCCGGTTGGGACGACGGCCACGACCAGTACGAGCTGCAGCGTCCCTCGCGGATCGCCTGA
- a CDS encoding carboxymuconolactone decarboxylase family protein, with product MSSKHLIEYEHASPEVRAVYDDIMATRKVDQVNNFWKALAQHPDNLRRTWESLKQVMAPGALDPLTKELLYVAVSVTNNCAYCIGSHTAAARKAGMTEEMFGELQAVIGMANETNRLATGYRVPLDAAFRED from the coding sequence ATGTCGTCTAAGCACTTGATCGAATATGAACATGCCAGTCCGGAAGTACGCGCCGTCTATGACGACATCATGGCCACGCGCAAGGTCGACCAGGTGAACAACTTCTGGAAGGCCCTGGCCCAGCACCCGGACAACCTGCGTCGCACCTGGGAGAGCCTGAAGCAGGTGATGGCCCCCGGCGCGCTGGACCCGCTGACCAAGGAGCTGCTCTACGTGGCCGTCAGCGTCACGAACAATTGCGCCTACTGCATCGGCTCGCACACGGCGGCGGCGCGCAAGGCGGGGATGACCGAGGAAATGTTCGGCGAACTGCAGGCGGTGATCGGCATGGCCAATGAGACCAACCGGCTGGCGACGGGTTATCGGGTTCCGCTGGACGCGGCTTTTCGCGAGGACTGA
- a CDS encoding cyclase family protein, whose product MSIRTLGRLALTASLSLPLLAQAAQPGLWDTYATLKTKTWVDLTHAYDEQVPHWKGFENAQRKTLYTVDKDGFQVDLYTHVGQWGTHVDPPVHFHKGLRGIDQIDVKEQLLPLVVLDIHQQAAKNPDYVLTLADVKAWEAKHGPVPEGAFVALRSDWSKRWPSQEKIQNADAQGVAHYPGWSKEALVYLYETRKITASGHETTDTDPGIATSKDDYSLESYILGKDHYQIELLANLDQVPEAGALVVVSFPKIARGTGFPARVFAILP is encoded by the coding sequence ATGTCGATACGCACCCTGGGCCGCCTGGCCCTCACCGCCTCGCTGTCCCTGCCGCTGCTGGCCCAGGCCGCGCAACCCGGCCTCTGGGACACCTACGCCACGCTCAAAACCAAGACCTGGGTCGACCTGACCCACGCCTACGACGAGCAGGTGCCGCACTGGAAGGGCTTCGAGAACGCCCAGCGCAAGACGCTCTACACCGTCGACAAGGACGGCTTCCAGGTGGACCTCTACACCCACGTCGGCCAGTGGGGCACCCATGTCGACCCGCCGGTGCACTTCCACAAGGGCCTGCGCGGCATCGACCAGATCGACGTGAAGGAACAGCTGCTGCCGCTGGTGGTGCTGGACATCCACCAGCAAGCGGCGAAGAACCCCGACTACGTGCTGACCCTGGCCGACGTGAAGGCCTGGGAGGCCAAGCACGGGCCGGTGCCGGAAGGCGCCTTCGTGGCCCTGCGCAGCGACTGGTCCAAGCGCTGGCCGAGCCAGGAAAAGATCCAGAACGCCGACGCCCAGGGCGTGGCCCACTACCCGGGCTGGAGCAAGGAGGCGCTGGTGTACCTCTACGAGACGCGCAAGATCACCGCCTCCGGCCACGAGACCACGGACACCGACCCGGGCATCGCCACCAGCAAGGACGACTACTCGCTGGAGTCCTACATCCTCGGCAAGGACCACTACCAGATCGAGCTGCTGGCCAACCTGGACCAGGTGCCGGAAGCCGGCGCGCTGGTGGTGGTGAGCTTCCCGAAGATCGCCCGGGGCACCGGCTTCCCGGCGCGGGTGTTCGCGATATTGCCCTGA